The Daucus carota subsp. sativus chromosome 7, DH1 v3.0, whole genome shotgun sequence genome window below encodes:
- the LOC135147922 gene encoding protein FAR1-RELATED SEQUENCE 5-like produces MLCLQDDEYLASLQADREKELKAREEAEVRLIEEQAANCVHYISVLWVDNHWKNVTFGASLIAKEDYKNFKWLINTFRDAMGRAPTCVIKDQCPAIKKAVLLNWVGTKHRLCMWHIMNKLPSKIGPKRATNKVFMSKLKSVIYSDQSTPTEFEEGWSAVMSEYKLQDNNWLAAMFRRRRTWIPAYYSDIEMAGLLRTTSRSESSNSFFQHFHERGDTLVEFYSSFESAMDKQRIRTVEDEKNSRKTPRFETPLQIEKDAAQLYT; encoded by the exons ATGCTATGCTTGCAGGATGATGAATATCTTGCGTCACTGCAAGCAGATCGAGAAAAAGAGTTAAAGGCCAGGGAAGAAGCTGAGGTACGTCTTATTGAGGAGCAAGCCGCCAACTGTGTACATTATATTAGTGTTCTGT GGGTCGACAATCATTGGAAAAATGTAACTTTTGGAGCCTCTTTAATTGCGAAAGAGGATTACAAGAATTTCAAATGGTTGATTAATACGTTCAGAGATGCAATGGGTCGCGCACCGACATGTGTGATTAAAGATCAATGCCCTGCAATCAAGAAGGCTGTTCTGCTTAATTGGGTTGGCACAAAGCATAGATTATGTATGTGGCATATCATGAATAAACTACCTTCCAAG ATTGGTCCTAAACGTGCTACGAACAAAGTATTCATGTCCAAATTGAAGTCTGTCATTTACTCAGACCAATCTACACCTACCGAATTTGAGGAAGGATGGAGTGCAGTTATGTCGGAATATAAATTACAGGATAATAATTGGCTGGCTGCTATGTTTAGGAGGCGCAGAACTTGGATCCCCGCATACTATTCAGACATTGAAATGGCAGGCTTGCTACGGACCACATCCAGGTCTGAAAGTTCTAATTCATTTTTCCAACATTTTCATGAGCGTGGAGACACCCTGGTAGAGTTCTATTCAAGCTTCGAGAGTGCTATGGACAAGCAAAGAATCCGTACAGTAGAAGATGAAAAAAATTCACGCAAAACACCTAGGTTTGAGACTCCATTACAGATTGAAAAAGATGCTGCTCAGTTGTATACATAG